A window of Solanum stenotomum isolate F172 chromosome 3, ASM1918654v1, whole genome shotgun sequence contains these coding sequences:
- the LOC125858966 gene encoding uncharacterized protein LOC125858966, which produces MLGYATSMKELVTKKRNFNFETIEASHSCSAIMTKELIKKREYPGVFTIPFTIGMLKFAKDLRDLGASINLMPYAICRQLGLGELKATTMRLLMADQSIKHPMGMLYDILVKVDRFIFLADFVILDCGIDAEIPIILGRPFLATGRALVDVES; this is translated from the coding sequence ATGTTGGGTTATGCCACGTCTATGAAGGAGTTAGTCACAAAGAAAAGGAACTTCAATTTTGAAACAATTGAAGCTTCCCATAGTTGTAGTGCAATTATGACTAAAGAGCTGATCAAAAAGAGAGAATATCCTGGAGTGTTCACCATCCCTTTCACCATTGGCATGCTCAAATTTGCTAAAGACCTACGCGATTTGGGAGCAAGCATCAACCTAATGCCATATGCGATCTGTAGACAACTTGGGTTGGGGGAATTAAAAGCCACAACAATGAGACTCTTGATGGCGGACCAATCAATTAAACATCCTATGGGAATGCTATATGACATATTGGTAAAGGTTGACCGATTCATATTCCtagctgattttgtcattctcgATTGTGGAATAGATGCTGAAAttcccattattttgggaagaccattCTTGGCAACCGGGAGAGCgttggtggatgttgaaagcTAA
- the LOC125858967 gene encoding uncharacterized protein LOC125858967, whose product MALGKYGVKHKAATPYDPQTSGQVKVSNREIKSILAKTVNANITDWSRKLDDALWKYQTAYKTPIDMSPYQLVYGKACHFPVELEHRALWALKALNLDWSKTSKGEGRTIERTG is encoded by the coding sequence ATGGCACTGGGCAAATATGGGGTGAAACACAAGGCAGCAACCCCATATGATCCCCAAACAAGTGGCCAAGTCAAAGTGTCAAATAGGGAAATCAAAAGCATCCTGGCAAAGACGGTAAATGCCAACATAACAGATTGGTCTAGGAAACTCGATGATGCACTATGGAAATATCAGACCGCTTACAAAACACCTATCGATATGTCTCCATATCAGTTGGTTTATGGTAAAGCTTGTCATTTTCCCGTCGAGTTAGAACACAGAGCGTTGTGGGCATTGAAAGCGTTAAATTTGGACTGGTCAAAAACTTCTAAGGGAGAGGGTAGAACAATTGAACGAACTGGATGA